The proteins below are encoded in one region of Winogradskyella helgolandensis:
- a CDS encoding DUF423 domain-containing protein, producing MNKKLLVTGAVLGILGIILGAFAAHGLEKLVDTDAIKSFETGVRYQLYHAFLLLILGGTSFVSLKMKKTIFYLALIGVIFFSGSIYGLATNTLSSFDFKTIAMITPFGGLLLISAWIVMLIGIIRKHDD from the coding sequence ATGAATAAGAAGCTATTAGTAACAGGAGCAGTTTTAGGAATTTTAGGGATTATTTTGGGTGCTTTTGCTGCACATGGTTTAGAAAAATTAGTTGATACTGATGCTATTAAATCCTTTGAAACTGGTGTGCGTTATCAACTTTACCATGCGTTTTTGCTTCTCATCCTTGGCGGTACGTCATTTGTGAGTTTAAAAATGAAAAAAACAATTTTTTATTTAGCACTTATTGGTGTTATTTTCTTTTCAGGATCTATTTATGGATTGGCTACAAACACACTTTCAAGCTTCGACTTTAAAACTATAGCAATGATAACGCCTTTTGGAGGTCTACTGTTAATCTCTGCTTGGATTGTAATGTTGATTGGTATTATAAGAAAACACGATGATTAA
- a CDS encoding saccharopine dehydrogenase family protein, which produces MRNILIIGAGKSCSYLIKYLLDNSQTEKLHITIGDLNVDNAKKLVGDHPNTDVIHLDVFNAESRIAAVKKADIVVSMLPARFHIEVAKDCITYKKNMVTASYVSPEMEALDADAKANNLIFMNEIGVDPGIDHMSAMHVIDRIRDKGGKMILFESFTGGLVAPESDNNLWNYKFTWNPRNVVVAGQGGAAKFLQENQFKYIPYNRLFRRTEFLDVEGYGRFEGYANRDSLKYQQVYGLDHIKTLYRGTMRRVGFSRAWNVFVQLGMTDDSYTIDDSINMSYRDFVNSFLPYSPTDSVELKFRHALKIDQDDIVWEKFLELDIFNPKKMVDLDKGTPAQILQKILMDSWTLSPDDKDMIVMYHKFGYELNGKKHQIDSTMVTLGKDQTYTAMAKTVGLPVAIATLAILNGKIKTPGVQIPITKEVYTPILKELEAYDIIFKEYEVPYLGYNPLNL; this is translated from the coding sequence ATGCGAAACATATTAATCATTGGAGCAGGAAAATCGTGCTCATATCTTATAAAATATTTACTCGATAATTCTCAGACCGAAAAGCTTCATATTACCATAGGAGATCTTAATGTAGACAATGCTAAAAAGCTTGTTGGCGATCATCCCAATACTGATGTTATCCATTTAGATGTGTTTAACGCCGAATCTAGAATTGCAGCGGTAAAAAAAGCTGATATCGTAGTTTCAATGCTTCCGGCACGTTTTCATATCGAAGTTGCCAAAGATTGTATTACATATAAAAAGAATATGGTTACGGCTTCTTATGTGAGTCCAGAAATGGAAGCTTTAGATGCAGATGCTAAAGCCAACAATCTCATTTTTATGAATGAAATTGGTGTAGATCCTGGCATTGACCATATGAGTGCTATGCATGTCATTGATAGGATTAGAGATAAAGGTGGAAAAATGATTTTATTTGAATCCTTTACAGGTGGTTTAGTAGCTCCGGAAAGTGATAATAACCTATGGAATTACAAATTTACTTGGAATCCAAGAAACGTCGTCGTTGCAGGACAAGGTGGAGCCGCTAAATTTTTACAAGAAAATCAATTTAAGTACATTCCTTATAACCGATTATTTAGACGTACCGAATTTTTAGATGTTGAAGGTTATGGACGTTTTGAAGGTTATGCCAATAGAGATTCTCTAAAATACCAGCAAGTTTATGGTTTAGACCATATTAAAACTCTTTACAGAGGAACTATGCGACGCGTAGGTTTTAGTCGCGCTTGGAATGTTTTTGTACAATTAGGAATGACAGACGATAGTTATACAATTGATGATAGTATTAATATGAGCTACCGTGATTTTGTAAACTCTTTTTTACCATATAGTCCAACGGATTCTGTGGAACTTAAGTTTAGACATGCCCTTAAAATTGACCAAGATGATATTGTTTGGGAAAAATTCTTAGAGCTCGATATTTTTAACCCTAAAAAAATGGTCGACTTAGATAAAGGAACACCTGCTCAAATTCTTCAGAAAATCTTAATGGATAGCTGGACGCTTAGTCCAGATGATAAAGATATGATAGTTATGTATCATAAGTTTGGGTACGAACTTAATGGCAAAAAACATCAGATTGATTCTACGATGGTTACACTTGGAAAAGACCAAACTTATACTGCCATGGCCAAAACTGTTGGTTTACCGGTCGCCATTGCAACTTTAGCCATATTAAATGGTAAAATAAAAACACCAGGAGTTCAAATTCCTATAACGAAAGAGGTTTACACCCCTATTTTAAAGGAATTAGAAGCTTATGATATAATTTTTAAAGAGTACGAAGTGCCATATTTAGGTTACAATCCTCTGAATCTTTAG
- the pckA gene encoding phosphoenolpyruvate carboxykinase (ATP), which yields MANHSQSTKSISLDQYGIKNAKVNYQLSSDELHAETIAKGQGVESSSGALAVNTGEFTGRSPLDRFIVKDDITKDKVWWGNINIAFDGDKFQKLYDKVADYLSEKEIYVRDSYACADENYKLNIRVINEYPWSNMFAYNMFLRPSEDELKDFSPEWTVVNAPGFMADPEVDGTRQHNFAILDFTRKIALIGGTGYTGEIKKGIFSALNFILPVFKNTLPMHCSANVGKDDDTAIFFGLSGTGKTTLSTDPNRSLIGDDEHGWTAENTVFNFEGGCYAKVINLSQEQEPEIFAAIKKGAILENVILDDKGHVNFQDTSITQNTRVSYPIYHIDNIRKPSIGENPKNIFFLTADAFGVLPPISKLTPSQAAYHFISGYTAKVAGTEAGVVEPVPSFSACFGAPFMPLHPTEYAKMLSKKMKDANVNVWLVNTGWTGGPYGVGTRMKLKYTRAMINAALNGDLKDYTYEDYHIHSVFGVAQPRTCPGVPTEVLSPRTTWNDDKAYYTMAFKLSNAFRENFKKFESYASEEVRRGGPQRYAF from the coding sequence ATGGCAAATCATTCCCAATCAACGAAATCGATTTCGTTGGATCAATATGGAATTAAAAATGCAAAAGTAAATTATCAATTATCTTCAGATGAACTTCATGCTGAAACTATTGCAAAAGGACAAGGAGTAGAGTCTTCTTCTGGTGCTTTAGCGGTTAATACAGGTGAATTTACAGGTCGTTCTCCATTGGACAGATTTATTGTTAAAGATGACATCACCAAAGATAAAGTTTGGTGGGGAAATATTAACATTGCTTTTGATGGTGATAAATTCCAAAAACTTTACGATAAAGTTGCTGATTATTTATCTGAAAAGGAGATTTATGTGCGCGATAGTTACGCTTGTGCAGATGAAAATTACAAATTAAATATTAGAGTCATTAATGAATACCCTTGGAGTAACATGTTTGCTTATAATATGTTTTTACGCCCTTCGGAAGATGAATTAAAAGACTTTTCGCCAGAGTGGACCGTGGTAAATGCTCCAGGTTTTATGGCTGATCCTGAAGTAGATGGTACACGCCAACATAACTTTGCAATTTTGGATTTTACACGTAAGATTGCGTTAATTGGTGGAACGGGCTATACAGGTGAAATTAAAAAAGGAATCTTTTCTGCTTTAAATTTTATACTTCCTGTATTTAAAAATACATTACCAATGCACTGTAGTGCTAATGTTGGTAAAGATGATGATACCGCGATCTTCTTCGGTTTATCTGGAACAGGGAAAACAACCCTTTCTACGGATCCTAATCGTAGTTTAATTGGTGATGATGAACATGGATGGACAGCAGAGAATACGGTATTTAATTTCGAAGGAGGCTGTTATGCGAAGGTAATTAATTTATCTCAAGAGCAAGAACCCGAGATTTTTGCAGCGATTAAAAAAGGAGCAATTTTAGAGAATGTAATCCTAGATGATAAAGGGCATGTTAATTTTCAAGATACTTCTATTACGCAAAACACAAGGGTAAGTTACCCTATTTATCATATAGACAACATTCGAAAACCTTCAATTGGTGAAAACCCGAAGAATATATTTTTCTTAACAGCGGATGCCTTTGGAGTTCTACCTCCAATATCTAAATTAACACCGAGTCAGGCGGCTTATCATTTTATTTCTGGCTATACTGCTAAAGTAGCTGGTACAGAAGCTGGAGTAGTAGAGCCTGTACCAAGCTTTTCGGCTTGTTTTGGTGCGCCTTTTATGCCATTACATCCAACGGAATATGCTAAGATGTTAAGTAAAAAGATGAAAGATGCTAACGTAAATGTATGGTTAGTAAATACAGGTTGGACAGGTGGTCCTTATGGTGTAGGGACACGTATGAAATTAAAATACACGCGCGCTATGATTAATGCAGCTTTAAATGGTGATTTAAAGGATTACACTTATGAAGATTATCATATTCATTCGGTATTTGGAGTGGCGCAACCAAGAACATGTCCTGGAGTACCAACAGAAGTGTTGAGTCCAAGAACGACTTGGAATGACGACAAAGCTTATTATACTATGGCATTTAAATTATCTAATGCGTTTAGGGAGAACTTTAAGAAGTTTGAATCTTATGCTTCTGAAGAAGTGAGACGTGGTGGTCCACAACGTTATGCATTTTAG
- a CDS encoding Lrp/AsnC ligand binding domain-containing protein encodes MKINDNGIYIDGIDKKILRALMEDARTPILEIARNVGISGAAIHQRLKKLEKSGLIAGSKFIINPKVLGYTTMAFVGVYLDKAISNPEAVKQLQKIPEVIECHYTTGNWSIFIKILSKDNEHLMHVLNSEIQSIKGVSRTETFISLQEQINRQIKI; translated from the coding sequence ATGAAGATTAACGATAATGGTATTTACATCGATGGTATTGATAAAAAAATACTACGTGCATTAATGGAAGATGCCAGAACACCTATTCTTGAAATCGCTCGGAATGTCGGTATTTCTGGTGCTGCAATACATCAACGTTTAAAAAAACTTGAAAAATCAGGACTTATCGCTGGATCTAAATTTATTATTAACCCCAAAGTTTTAGGGTATACCACTATGGCATTTGTTGGCGTCTATCTCGATAAAGCCATCAGTAATCCTGAAGCTGTAAAGCAATTACAAAAAATTCCCGAGGTGATTGAATGCCATTACACCACAGGTAACTGGTCTATTTTTATTAAAATTCTTTCTAAAGACAATGAACACTTAATGCACGTACTTAACTCCGAAATACAAAGTATAAAAGGGGTTTCTCGAACAGAAACGTTTATTTCGTTACAAGAACAAATTAATCGACAGATTAAGATATAG